From a region of the Fibrobacter sp. UWB16 genome:
- a CDS encoding DUF2971 domain-containing protein: protein MILPECLNQETEHTNYKFLKHDQKNLTITGVCKGYIKFSKIPDLNDSSEEYAYANFDEFSKSVMNFFGSTSSPEVFENLEKQFNLMNKLFPEKNFGQMKDLFMSFAKNKCGSNPMLGILLGQNKELFKGLEDKFKQIHKDILDKVGIFCVTDRLSHFPMWAHYADEARGFAVEFKNLHQCFNGDETGVLHQIDPVEYKEQRGQISTKPSDLSEIFRTKLKDWEEEHEYRVSELLTQCETDGNCYLYHIDRKYISRIIVGWKCPDNRFEVIKREADDAGIEVVRLKMDEYGNVAIYQ, encoded by the coding sequence ATGATTTTACCTGAATGCTTGAACCAAGAAACGGAACATACGAATTACAAATTTTTGAAGCACGACCAGAAAAATCTTACAATTACTGGTGTATGTAAGGGATATATTAAATTCTCAAAAATTCCTGACTTAAATGATTCTTCGGAAGAATATGCGTATGCAAATTTTGATGAATTCAGTAAATCTGTGATGAATTTTTTTGGTTCTACGAGTTCTCCAGAAGTTTTTGAAAACCTAGAAAAGCAGTTTAATTTAATGAATAAGCTTTTCCCCGAAAAAAATTTTGGCCAAATGAAAGATTTATTTATGTCATTTGCGAAAAATAAGTGCGGAAGTAATCCTATGCTCGGAATTCTTTTAGGCCAAAATAAAGAATTGTTTAAAGGGTTAGAAGACAAATTTAAACAGATCCATAAAGATATTTTAGATAAAGTTGGAATTTTTTGCGTGACAGATAGGCTGAGTCATTTTCCGATGTGGGCTCATTATGCGGATGAAGCTAGGGGATTTGCGGTTGAATTTAAAAATCTTCATCAGTGTTTTAATGGTGATGAAACGGGTGTTTTGCATCAGATTGATCCTGTTGAGTATAAAGAACAAAGAGGTCAAATTTCTACAAAACCATCAGATTTATCCGAAATATTCCGTACAAAACTAAAAGATTGGGAAGAAGAACATGAATATCGTGTATCGGAGCTTCTGACTCAGTGTGAGACTGACGGAAATTGCTATTTGTATCACATTGATCGTAAATATATCAGCCGTATCATTGTTGGTTGGAAATGCCCAGATAATCGATTCGAAGTGATTAAGAGAGAGGCAGACGATGCTGGTATTGAAGTTGTACGATTGAAAATGGATGAATATGGAAATGTTGCCATTTACCAATAG
- a CDS encoding P-II family nitrogen regulator, translated as MKPNTHELIICIVNNGFSDTVMEAAKEAGARGGTVLNARGTANKEAEAFFHIAIQPEKEVVMILVPLNVKDAVLHSLYEKAGLNTMGQGIAFALPVDNVVGLTPWKVEAKT; from the coding sequence ATGAAACCGAATACACATGAATTAATTATCTGCATTGTGAATAACGGATTCTCCGATACTGTGATGGAAGCCGCTAAAGAGGCGGGTGCCCGTGGTGGCACGGTCTTGAACGCCCGTGGTACGGCAAATAAAGAAGCTGAAGCATTTTTCCATATCGCGATTCAGCCCGAAAAGGAAGTCGTGATGATTCTTGTGCCGCTGAACGTGAAGGATGCGGTGCTCCATTCGCTATATGAAAAAGCGGGCCTCAATACAATGGGGCAGGGGATTGCATTTGCGCTCCCAGTCGATAATGTCGTTGGGCTAACGCCGTGGAAGGTTGAAGCTAAAACGTAA
- a CDS encoding DUF1538 domain-containing protein, with protein sequence MQKILFEKLKEAFASVLPITLIVLVVSHTPLVTFSLKEQIVFTVSAIFLIIGIGLFNLGADLAMTPMGAYVGSGLTKSRRLLLLVSVCFVMGVLITVAEPDLSVLAEQVKNAVRPILLISTIGVGVGIFLLLAILKIVFKKDLSLIIIFFYMVLFMLGMLMVSVGRNAFVPLAFDSGGVTTGPITVPFIMALGVGVAGAIGGKNASENSFGLIALCSVGPILALMGLVVFSKGDLTYELSTAAYSVDASLGDNFLPAVMVIAREVLVALGLIVVFFCALQWTVLKLPMVKLVQVGVGILYTFFGLVIFLTAVTVGFLPIGFEIGCELAKRPHALVAAGFIIGMVVVLAEPAVHVLNKQVEEVTGGLVTKRSMLIALSVGVGISIGLSMLRIIIGFPIIYYLLPGYFISLGLSFFVPKLYTAIAFDSGGVASGPLTSSFILPLAIGACSVIHDGGDSILNYAFGIVAMVAMTPLITIQVLGFKAIVARLWRNRIMMRRLQDADDEQIIDFV encoded by the coding sequence ATGCAAAAAATTCTTTTTGAAAAATTGAAAGAGGCTTTTGCCTCCGTTTTGCCCATTACGCTTATTGTGCTGGTGGTGTCGCATACCCCGCTTGTGACTTTTTCGCTGAAAGAGCAAATTGTTTTTACGGTTAGCGCCATTTTTTTGATTATTGGAATAGGGCTTTTTAATCTGGGGGCAGACCTTGCGATGACGCCGATGGGGGCGTATGTGGGGTCGGGCTTAACCAAGTCACGCAGACTTTTGTTGCTTGTTTCGGTGTGCTTTGTGATGGGGGTTCTCATTACGGTTGCAGAACCGGATTTGTCCGTGCTTGCGGAACAGGTGAAAAATGCCGTGCGGCCGATTCTTTTGATTTCGACGATTGGCGTGGGTGTCGGGATTTTTTTGCTGCTTGCGATTCTGAAGATCGTATTCAAGAAAGACCTTTCGTTGATTATCATTTTCTTTTACATGGTGCTGTTTATGCTCGGGATGCTCATGGTGTCCGTCGGGCGGAATGCGTTTGTGCCGCTCGCATTTGACTCGGGTGGCGTGACGACGGGACCGATTACGGTGCCGTTCATCATGGCGCTTGGCGTTGGCGTTGCGGGTGCGATTGGCGGTAAGAATGCCTCGGAAAATAGCTTTGGCCTGATTGCGCTTTGCTCAGTCGGCCCGATTTTGGCCTTGATGGGCTTGGTCGTATTTTCGAAGGGCGACTTGACGTATGAACTTTCGACGGCGGCATACTCGGTGGATGCGAGCCTTGGCGACAACTTTTTGCCTGCGGTGATGGTGATTGCCCGTGAAGTGCTTGTGGCGCTTGGGCTGATTGTCGTGTTTTTCTGCGCGTTGCAGTGGACGGTGCTCAAGCTCCCGATGGTGAAACTTGTGCAAGTAGGCGTCGGAATCCTTTACACGTTTTTCGGGCTTGTGATTTTCTTGACGGCGGTGACTGTCGGGTTCTTGCCGATTGGTTTTGAAATTGGGTGTGAACTTGCGAAACGCCCGCATGCGCTTGTGGCGGCTGGCTTTATCATTGGCATGGTGGTGGTGCTTGCAGAACCGGCAGTGCATGTGCTCAACAAGCAGGTTGAGGAAGTGACCGGTGGCCTTGTGACCAAGCGCTCGATGCTGATTGCGCTCTCGGTGGGCGTGGGTATTTCGATTGGCCTTTCGATGCTTCGCATTATTATCGGGTTCCCGATTATTTATTACCTCTTGCCGGGTTACTTTATTTCGCTGGGGCTTTCGTTCTTTGTGCCGAAACTTTATACGGCGATTGCATTTGACTCCGGTGGTGTAGCGAGCGGTCCTCTGACTTCGAGCTTTATTCTGCCTTTGGCGATTGGCGCTTGCTCCGTGATTCACGATGGCGGCGATTCAATTTTGAATTATGCGTTTGGCATTGTGGCAATGGTTGCGATGACTCCGCTCATTACAATCCAGGTGCTTGGTTTCAAGGCGATTGTGGCAAGGCTTTGGCGTAACAGAATTATGATGCGTCGCTTGCAGGATGCCGATGACGAACAGATTATTGACTTTGTGTAG
- a CDS encoding YhcG family protein yields the protein MRNIVSTARNMSFRAANLMQVACNWLLGWRIVEQEQQGKARADYGKRIIEEASKVLTENFGNGFSETQLRNFRKFYQMFGFLQIQQALPAEFKNEILKIQQTLSAKSIQSPKRQSDALIQQQVEQPLLPQLSWSHYECLMRVADLEARTWYMQEASSQQWDYRTLKRNIASQYYYRLMQTPKAQKAAVVKEMKNLTANYQKDRSEFIKNPLIAEFLGVNQEAAVTESTLENAILNHLQKFLMEMGKGYAFVGRQQHIHTEDDDYYIDLVFYNYMLKCFVLIDLKTRKISYEDVGQMDMYLKLYDTYKKTEGDNPTIGIILCSDTNADVARFSTLATNKRMYAAKYLTYIPSKEILAREIEMQKELFIEQHEKTKKGRI from the coding sequence TTGAGAAACATCGTTTCTACGGCACGGAACATGAGCTTTCGCGCAGCAAATCTGATGCAGGTTGCCTGTAATTGGTTGCTAGGCTGGCGAATTGTGGAACAGGAACAGCAGGGAAAGGCGAGAGCTGATTATGGGAAGCGTATCATTGAGGAGGCTTCCAAAGTTTTGACCGAAAATTTCGGTAACGGTTTTTCCGAGACTCAACTTAGAAATTTCAGAAAATTTTATCAAATGTTCGGTTTTCTGCAAATTCAGCAGGCATTGCCTGCTGAATTCAAAAATGAGATTCTCAAGATTCAGCAGACATTGTCTGCTAAATCAATACAATCGCCAAAGCGACAGTCTGATGCGCTTATTCAACAACAAGTAGAACAACCGTTGTTACCTCAATTATCATGGAGTCATTACGAATGCCTTATGCGTGTTGCCGACCTCGAAGCTCGAACGTGGTATATGCAAGAAGCCTCTTCGCAACAATGGGATTATCGCACCTTAAAGCGGAATATTGCATCTCAATATTACTATCGGTTAATGCAGACGCCCAAGGCCCAAAAGGCAGCCGTTGTCAAGGAAATGAAAAACCTGACAGCCAATTATCAGAAGGATCGCTCGGAATTTATCAAAAATCCTTTAATTGCAGAGTTTCTTGGAGTAAATCAGGAAGCCGCGGTGACTGAGTCGACATTGGAAAATGCAATTTTGAATCACTTACAAAAATTCCTGATGGAAATGGGGAAAGGCTATGCTTTTGTCGGTCGTCAGCAACATATCCATACAGAAGATGATGACTATTATATCGACTTGGTGTTTTATAATTATATGCTGAAATGTTTTGTCTTGATAGACTTGAAAACAAGAAAAATATCGTACGAAGATGTAGGGCAAATGGACATGTATCTCAAGCTCTACGACACCTACAAAAAGACCGAAGGAGACAACCCGACAATTGGCATAATTCTCTGCTCCGACACTAACGCCGATGTTGCTCGTTTTTCAACTCTTGCGACAAACAAACGTATGTATGCGGCCAAATACTTGACTTACATTCCATCTAAGGAAATTCTAGCTCGCGAAATTGAAATGCAAAAGGAGCTGTTTATTGAACAGCATGAAAAAACTAAAAAAGGAAGGATTTGA
- the metH gene encoding methionine synthase, producing MTLREAFESKMMLLDGGMGSVIQTYGIKGANNDMLSIEKPEIILDIQRRYVDAGVDCLTTNTFSSQRVSQHEYHQEHRIAEMNRASVKIAKQAAEEGFKKYGRKVYILGDVGPTSKMLSMSEDVNDPASRAITFDELEDAYLEQISVLMEEGVDAILIETIFDTLNAKAALSAYSKANDARIEAAKAAGTPEADIKSIEVMLSMTVSDASGRTLSGQTVEAFAVSVMHMHPLSIGLNCGLGADGMVPYLRRMGAIAPCYLSCHPNAGLPNQFGGYDDTPEDMVRLMRVYLDDKLVNMIGGCCGTTPEHIAAMRKMLDELPADYKRREPAPKYVTCPRLRLAGLEPLFREQVRPSNGADSCNADDFVKVGERCNVAGSKKFLRLINEKNYEEALDIARKQVDDGADVIDVNMDDGLLDATAEMRTFLNLIASDPAVSRVPIMVDSSRFEVIEEGLKCIQGKSIVNSISLKMGEKAFIEHALTVKRLGAAVIVMLFDEEGQATNYERRVQIASRAYDIMVKQLHFDPSDIIYDPNVLTVATGMAEHNAYAIDFIRAVRWIMDNLPGVRISGGLSNLSFAFRGNNYLREAMHTTFLHYAIPNGMGMAIMNPSAIIKYKTIPLELRMAITEVIFNTEPEASEELIEIASRMTAAQAKAKETGAKYDPKAIFAVSTGASTSSDEGNAAADAKPTTPEERLQEALLKGTSTTLQPDLMELINRGDSPVGIISGPLMDGMNEVGRRFGEGKMFLPQVVKTARTMKKAVEILQPYIEAGKDANASSRGKIVIATVKGDVHDIGKNIVSVIMACNGYDMVDLGVMVPEDVIVKAAIENKADILSLSGLITPSLEEMCTVAKAMQAAGQRIPIIVGGATTSPTHTAVKIAPCYDGPVFHVRDAASNPGLAQKLLDPATREQTIQENREEQQRIRDKQNGIKTEAANAMAAAASTPEERRFQYDWSKYQPVQPPFMGESKLPPIPIEKIIPLISWEYFFFTWKIKPDEEEAKKLKADAEALIKSLTKPEYALRAVQAFYPAAGTEKSVIFNTGRTGTDEDFVEVSTARQQNPEGTCLSLCDYVAPANANTASVFASPAGKDVFRDIVGAFAVTMSDTFVKRLEKLKAEQGGSDYDVLLMQTVADRLAEAGAEYLSQELERTSGWKGIRPAVGYPVLPNIKEIFNVAKLIDFKSVGISLTENGAMYPQASVSGLYISHPEIDYFQVKL from the coding sequence ATGACTCTTCGCGAAGCGTTTGAATCAAAGATGATGCTGCTCGATGGCGGCATGGGCTCCGTTATCCAGACTTACGGGATCAAGGGCGCCAACAACGACATGCTCTCCATCGAAAAGCCCGAGATAATTCTCGACATCCAGCGTCGTTACGTGGATGCAGGCGTGGATTGCCTCACCACGAACACGTTCTCGAGCCAGCGCGTGAGCCAACACGAATACCACCAGGAACATCGCATCGCCGAGATGAACCGCGCTTCCGTGAAAATCGCGAAGCAGGCCGCCGAAGAAGGCTTCAAGAAGTATGGCCGCAAGGTCTATATTCTGGGCGACGTCGGCCCGACGAGCAAGATGCTCTCCATGAGCGAAGACGTGAACGACCCGGCAAGCCGCGCCATCACATTTGACGAACTCGAAGATGCGTATTTGGAACAAATTTCCGTGCTCATGGAAGAAGGCGTTGACGCCATTCTCATCGAAACGATTTTCGACACGTTGAACGCAAAGGCAGCACTCAGCGCTTACAGCAAGGCAAACGATGCGCGCATTGAAGCCGCAAAAGCAGCAGGCACTCCCGAAGCAGATATCAAGTCGATCGAAGTCATGCTCTCGATGACCGTGAGCGACGCTTCCGGGCGTACACTTTCCGGCCAGACCGTTGAAGCTTTCGCCGTGAGCGTGATGCACATGCACCCGCTTTCCATTGGCCTTAACTGCGGTCTCGGCGCTGATGGCATGGTGCCGTATCTCCGCCGCATGGGCGCTATCGCTCCGTGCTACCTCAGCTGCCACCCGAACGCAGGTCTTCCGAACCAGTTCGGCGGTTATGACGACACGCCCGAAGATATGGTGCGCCTGATGCGCGTTTATCTGGACGACAAGCTCGTGAACATGATTGGCGGTTGCTGCGGTACGACTCCAGAACATATCGCCGCGATGCGCAAAATGCTGGACGAACTCCCGGCCGATTACAAGCGCCGTGAACCCGCGCCCAAATACGTCACTTGCCCGCGCCTCCGCCTTGCGGGGCTCGAACCGTTGTTCAGAGAACAGGTTCGCCCGAGCAACGGCGCCGACAGTTGCAATGCCGATGATTTCGTGAAGGTCGGCGAACGTTGCAACGTCGCGGGCTCCAAGAAGTTCCTGCGTCTCATCAACGAGAAGAATTACGAAGAAGCGCTCGACATCGCCCGCAAGCAGGTCGATGACGGCGCCGACGTCATTGACGTCAACATGGACGACGGTCTCCTCGATGCCACCGCCGAAATGCGCACATTCTTGAACTTGATTGCATCCGACCCTGCTGTAAGCCGCGTGCCTATCATGGTCGATAGCTCCCGCTTCGAAGTTATCGAAGAAGGCCTCAAGTGCATTCAGGGCAAGAGCATCGTGAACTCCATCTCGCTCAAGATGGGCGAAAAGGCGTTTATCGAACACGCACTCACCGTGAAGCGCCTCGGTGCCGCCGTGATTGTGATGCTCTTCGACGAAGAAGGCCAGGCCACAAACTACGAACGCCGCGTACAAATTGCGTCCCGTGCTTACGATATCATGGTGAAGCAGCTTCACTTTGATCCATCCGATATCATTTACGACCCGAACGTTTTGACAGTCGCAACCGGCATGGCAGAACACAATGCCTACGCCATTGACTTTATCCGCGCTGTCCGCTGGATTATGGACAACCTCCCCGGCGTCCGCATCTCGGGCGGTCTTTCGAACCTCTCGTTCGCATTCCGTGGCAACAACTACTTGCGCGAAGCGATGCACACCACGTTCTTGCATTACGCCATCCCGAACGGCATGGGCATGGCGATCATGAACCCGAGTGCAATTATCAAGTACAAGACAATTCCGCTTGAACTCCGCATGGCCATTACTGAAGTCATCTTCAACACGGAACCGGAAGCAAGCGAAGAACTCATCGAAATTGCAAGCCGCATGACGGCCGCCCAAGCCAAGGCAAAGGAAACTGGCGCCAAGTACGACCCGAAAGCAATTTTCGCCGTAAGCACAGGCGCAAGCACATCTTCTGACGAAGGCAACGCAGCTGCTGACGCCAAGCCCACCACGCCCGAAGAACGTTTGCAAGAAGCTCTCCTCAAGGGAACTTCTACAACATTGCAGCCCGACTTGATGGAACTCATCAACCGCGGCGATAGCCCGGTCGGCATCATTTCTGGCCCGCTGATGGACGGCATGAACGAAGTCGGCCGTCGTTTCGGTGAAGGCAAGATGTTCCTCCCGCAAGTCGTGAAAACCGCACGTACGATGAAAAAAGCTGTGGAAATTTTGCAGCCTTACATCGAAGCCGGCAAAGACGCAAACGCCTCGAGCCGCGGTAAAATCGTCATCGCGACCGTCAAGGGCGACGTGCATGATATCGGCAAGAACATTGTCTCCGTGATTATGGCCTGTAACGGCTACGACATGGTGGACCTCGGCGTGATGGTTCCCGAAGACGTGATTGTCAAGGCTGCGATTGAGAACAAAGCAGATATCTTGAGCCTTTCCGGTCTTATTACGCCGTCTCTTGAAGAAATGTGTACGGTCGCAAAGGCCATGCAGGCCGCAGGTCAGCGCATCCCGATTATCGTCGGTGGTGCCACCACCTCGCCTACGCATACCGCCGTGAAAATCGCTCCGTGCTATGACGGTCCTGTTTTCCACGTGCGCGACGCCGCCAGCAATCCGGGCCTCGCCCAGAAATTGCTCGACCCCGCCACCCGCGAACAAACGATTCAAGAAAACCGCGAAGAGCAGCAGCGCATCCGCGACAAGCAAAACGGCATCAAGACCGAAGCCGCAAACGCCATGGCCGCAGCCGCCTCCACGCCGGAAGAACGCCGCTTCCAGTACGACTGGAGCAAATACCAGCCGGTACAGCCGCCGTTCATGGGCGAAAGCAAGCTTCCGCCGATTCCTATCGAAAAGATTATCCCGCTCATCAGCTGGGAATACTTCTTCTTCACTTGGAAAATCAAGCCGGACGAAGAAGAAGCCAAGAAGCTCAAGGCCGATGCTGAAGCGCTCATCAAGTCGCTCACAAAGCCCGAATACGCCCTCCGCGCCGTTCAAGCATTCTACCCTGCTGCCGGTACTGAAAAGTCCGTCATCTTCAACACGGGCCGCACAGGCACAGACGAAGACTTCGTTGAAGTTTCGACCGCACGTCAGCAGAATCCCGAAGGTACTTGCCTTTCCCTCTGCGACTACGTCGCTCCGGCAAACGCCAATACCGCAAGCGTTTTCGCCTCTCCCGCAGGCAAGGACGTTTTCCGCGACATCGTCGGTGCATTCGCAGTGACCATGAGCGACACGTTCGTCAAGCGCTTGGAAAAGCTCAAAGCAGAACAGGGCGGCAGCGATTACGACGTTCTCCTCATGCAGACTGTCGCCGACCGCCTCGCCGAAGCAGGCGCTGAATACTTGAGCCAAGAACTCGAACGCACAAGCGGCTGGAAGGGCATCCGCCCGGCCGTCGGCTACCCCGTGCTCCCGAATATCAAGGAAATCTTCAACGTCGCGAAGCTCATCGACTTCAAGAGCGTAGGCATCAGCCTCACCGAAAACGGCGCCATGTACCCGCAAGCCTCCGTGAGCGGCCTCTATATCAGCCACCCCGAAATCGATTACTTCCAGGTAAAGTTATAA
- a CDS encoding fibrobacter succinogenes major paralogous domain-containing protein — translation MNKISLLTSLILALFFIACGGDSGNSSSAKIDAEEHKIEDKSISGVSQKGPFVKGSTVTAYELDGSKSLLQTGRSFSGTISQDDGRFNMSNVSLQSSFVRLSVNGYYRNEVTGERSASPITLNAVTDLYARNTVNVNLLTHLEYDRVAQLLREGGGTLDIKKVKKQAEKEIFNAFHFDVSDFGYSEDLDVFGKTEADAALLGISILLQGNRSEAELTELLAELSSDFEDGKWDDAEKKAEIADWAFENEFQRKLADYRSNVEGWGLSTTVPDFEKYIHNFWTTEKLGLCTVDNEGKIGKLSSQNFDGVVITCSNGEWVWSIQGELVDNRDGQHYRTVKIGSQTWMAENLNYKVESSVCSDNQDSNCTKYGRLYTWGAAVGKSESDCSPKEKCSLPSGNIQGVCPSGWHLPTKAEWDALISSVGGKIANVLDALTIVSNALKSANGWPYVGVGWVSNGWDVYSFSALPAGDNFNYAGRNAFFWSSTECEYNALWDGAYRLFLSVYDSLAPAYSSISNGREIGLGKDSKLYGYSIRCLQD, via the coding sequence ATGAATAAAATATCCCTTTTAACTTCGCTTATCCTTGCTTTGTTTTTCATTGCCTGTGGCGGTGATAGCGGCAATAGTTCTTCTGCAAAGATTGATGCTGAAGAACATAAAATCGAGGACAAATCTATTAGCGGTGTGTCACAAAAAGGTCCTTTTGTAAAGGGCTCTACGGTGACTGCTTATGAACTTGATGGAAGCAAATCGTTGTTACAGACGGGGCGTTCTTTTAGTGGAACGATTTCTCAGGATGATGGTCGTTTCAACATGAGCAATGTTTCGCTTCAGTCAAGTTTTGTGCGTCTGTCAGTAAATGGCTATTATCGTAACGAAGTGACCGGTGAACGTTCTGCCTCTCCGATAACCTTGAATGCGGTGACGGACCTTTATGCTCGTAATACGGTAAATGTGAACTTGTTGACACACTTGGAATATGACCGAGTTGCTCAATTGTTGCGCGAAGGCGGTGGAACACTTGATATTAAGAAAGTTAAAAAACAAGCTGAAAAGGAAATATTCAATGCGTTCCATTTCGATGTTTCTGATTTTGGTTACTCTGAAGACTTAGATGTATTTGGCAAGACTGAGGCTGATGCGGCTTTGCTCGGTATTTCGATTCTATTGCAGGGCAACCGCAGCGAAGCTGAACTTACGGAACTCTTGGCAGAATTAAGTTCTGATTTTGAGGATGGTAAGTGGGATGATGCTGAGAAAAAGGCAGAAATTGCGGATTGGGCGTTTGAAAATGAATTCCAAAGGAAACTTGCTGATTATCGTAGCAATGTTGAAGGGTGGGGACTTTCAACAACTGTGCCTGATTTTGAAAAATATATTCATAATTTCTGGACGACGGAAAAATTGGGCTTGTGCACTGTAGATAATGAGGGCAAAATTGGTAAGTTGTCTTCTCAGAATTTTGATGGTGTTGTGATTACATGTTCGAATGGTGAATGGGTTTGGAGCATTCAGGGAGAACTTGTGGACAATCGCGATGGACAACATTATCGTACTGTGAAAATTGGTAGTCAAACGTGGATGGCTGAAAATCTGAACTATAAAGTGGAATCAAGTGTCTGTTCCGACAATCAGGATAGCAATTGTACCAAGTATGGTCGTCTTTACACATGGGGTGCTGCGGTTGGTAAGTCAGAAAGTGATTGTTCCCCAAAGGAAAAATGTTCATTACCATCTGGAAATATTCAAGGTGTATGTCCGAGTGGTTGGCATCTGCCGACTAAAGCAGAATGGGATGCTTTAATTAGTTCGGTTGGAGGGAAAATTGCAAATGTCCTCGATGCACTCACGATTGTCAGCAATGCACTCAAGTCTGCAAATGGTTGGCCTTATGTTGGTGTTGGTTGGGTTTCTAATGGTTGGGATGTTTACTCGTTTTCGGCGTTACCTGCAGGCGATAACTTCAATTATGCGGGGAGGAACGCATTCTTCTGGAGCTCTACAGAGTGTGAGTACAATGCATTGTGGGATGGCGCGTATAGATTATTTTTGAGCGTCTATGATAGTTTGGCACCGGCATACTCCTCAATCTCTAATGGTCGGGAAATTGGCCTAGGCAAAGATTCTAAACTCTATGGATATTCTATTCGTTGTCTTCAAGATTAG
- a CDS encoding FISUMP domain-containing protein — protein sequence MKKIFLFSAISFLALSGCSSVDVDQVQNADVSVNSSSVEVVSSSSVNPESSDMKTEISSSSQTSAFKCGTNFEDSKSGTSYATVRIKTQCWFAENLKINTENSVCNQDDSENCEKFGRLYPWRDANIACPEGSRLPELSDWETLEANLGNAAYAGFYLKAEDTSWKNANNDAGFSALPAGYYDAEGGDYVEPGFATFFWSATEKDGTLVKFVGLRNMSDNMEYGEYAKSYKLSVRCMIDDFK from the coding sequence ATGAAAAAGATCTTCTTATTTTCTGCTATTTCCTTCCTAGCTTTATCTGGTTGTAGCTCCGTTGATGTTGATCAGGTGCAAAATGCCGATGTCAGCGTGAATAGCTCGTCGGTGGAAGTTGTGTCATCGAGTAGCGTGAATCCTGAATCTTCGGATATGAAGACTGAGATATCCTCAAGTTCGCAAACTTCGGCTTTCAAATGCGGAACGAATTTTGAAGATTCCAAAAGCGGAACGTCGTATGCTACGGTTCGTATCAAAACTCAATGTTGGTTTGCTGAAAATCTGAAAATAAATACAGAAAATTCTGTTTGCAATCAAGACGATTCTGAAAATTGTGAAAAATTCGGTCGCCTTTATCCATGGCGTGATGCTAATATTGCATGCCCTGAAGGTAGCCGGTTGCCTGAATTAAGTGATTGGGAAACTCTTGAAGCGAATCTAGGAAATGCCGCCTATGCGGGCTTTTACTTGAAGGCCGAAGATACTAGTTGGAAAAACGCCAATAACGATGCCGGATTCTCTGCTCTCCCTGCGGGTTATTATGATGCAGAAGGGGGTGATTATGTAGAACCTGGTTTTGCGACATTTTTTTGGAGTGCTACAGAAAAAGATGGGACGCTTGTCAAATTTGTCGGCTTGAGAAATATGTCGGATAATATGGAATATGGCGAATATGCTAAATCGTATAAACTTTCCGTTCGCTGTATGATTGATGATTTCAAGTAG
- a CDS encoding RNA polymerase sigma factor, producing MDEKVIIKKIQQGSREALGVLWKSHSTNVLNLAFRMLKNRDEAEDVLMDIFVSVPGKIQKFRGDSALNTWLYRLTVNECLMRLRSKKRHAELEEEHIEIVTDSALGSKHEEQKDYDPELLEIGLSKLSAETRSMLWLKDAEDLGIKDLSEIYNMPEGTIKARLSRARTVVKNFLQENLNYA from the coding sequence ATGGACGAAAAAGTCATCATAAAGAAGATTCAACAAGGAAGTCGTGAAGCCCTTGGCGTGCTGTGGAAGTCCCATAGCACGAACGTTCTGAACCTTGCGTTCAGAATGCTCAAGAATCGCGACGAGGCTGAAGACGTCTTGATGGACATTTTCGTCTCAGTTCCAGGGAAAATCCAAAAGTTCCGCGGCGATAGCGCTCTCAACACCTGGCTGTACCGCCTCACCGTCAACGAGTGTTTGATGAGGCTCAGGTCCAAGAAGCGCCACGCCGAACTCGAAGAAGAACATATCGAGATCGTGACGGATTCCGCTCTCGGGAGCAAGCACGAGGAACAAAAGGATTACGACCCGGAACTGCTTGAAATTGGACTGTCAAAGCTCTCCGCCGAAACGCGAAGCATGCTCTGGCTCAAGGACGCCGAAGATCTTGGCATCAAGGACTTATCCGAGATCTACAACATGCCCGAAGGCACCATCAAGGCAAGGCTTAGCCGAGCAAGAACAGTCGTCAAGAACTTTTTACAGGAGAACCTGAACTATGCATGA